A single region of the Sulfitobacter geojensis genome encodes:
- a CDS encoding GNAT family N-acetyltransferase — MATPATLRPATRRDAAEILRLEEAGMRSYAEALWGNWEPSAAPATLALDGHEMILVSRRSVGCIASECHPDHLSIRKLYIAPAHQGRGLGALILQEKLRTAAGLGIATRLSVLATNTGAQRFYRRQGFVCVHTTKERLTFEWTPPRNVE, encoded by the coding sequence ATGGCGACACCTGCAACGCTACGCCCCGCAACGCGGCGGGATGCGGCCGAAATCCTGCGGTTGGAAGAAGCCGGCATGCGGTCCTATGCCGAAGCCCTTTGGGGCAATTGGGAACCCTCTGCCGCGCCTGCGACCCTGGCCCTCGACGGGCATGAGATGATTTTGGTGTCACGTCGGAGCGTGGGCTGCATCGCGAGTGAGTGTCACCCCGATCACCTAAGTATCCGCAAGCTTTATATAGCGCCGGCGCACCAAGGACGCGGTCTTGGCGCGTTGATCTTACAAGAAAAGCTTCGCACAGCCGCCGGGTTGGGGATAGCGACACGTCTATCGGTTTTGGCAACCAACACAGGAGCCCAGCGCTTTTACCGCCGGCAAGGCTTTGTATGCGTTCATACCACCAAAGAGCGGCTCACGTTCGAATGGACGCCCCCTCGAAACGTCGAATGA
- the phnE gene encoding phosphonate ABC transporter, permease protein PhnE has protein sequence MTSIDLDATKFQAVRLFQRKRMIGFAIPAVIALYLAYIFFAFDLPGLAGRANLDNAVTLASDSWSHKVHVTRNNRSGEITYAVEGERKGTYPDGMRPDWVSGDDVLTIDLGGDHIVRYLPDNRTEIDIPGFQLIEVQAEGRSLNTNLPEDLPDWISASNRRIGISTPEGRITMTGARTEVFNYFPGWELFWFTLDSPYHGQGLGTILFGERLDPTRSNISGAISDWWNNAMWRHKDVAWAIGETILMAFLGTMGAAIIALPLAFLAAKRFSPVMVLRAATRRLFDFVRGVDALIWTVVLARAFGPGPLTGALAILLTDTGTFGKIFSEALENVDQKQIEGVSSTGAKPLQRYRFGVIPQVVPVLLAQILYFLESNTRSATIIGAITGGGIGLMLTQAIQTQKDWEEVAYYIVLIIAMVMFMDWFSGWLRGKLIGRKD, from the coding sequence ATGACGAGCATTGATCTGGACGCGACGAAATTCCAAGCGGTAAGGCTGTTTCAGCGCAAACGCATGATCGGCTTTGCCATTCCCGCCGTGATCGCGCTTTATCTGGCCTATATTTTCTTTGCCTTTGATCTGCCCGGCCTTGCGGGGCGCGCCAATCTGGACAACGCGGTCACCCTCGCGTCTGACAGTTGGTCGCATAAGGTTCACGTCACCCGCAACAACCGCTCGGGCGAGATCACCTATGCAGTCGAGGGCGAACGCAAGGGAACGTATCCCGATGGCATGCGCCCCGACTGGGTCAGCGGCGATGATGTTCTCACCATTGATCTGGGGGGCGATCACATCGTGCGCTACCTACCAGACAATCGGACAGAAATCGACATCCCTGGCTTTCAGTTGATCGAGGTGCAGGCAGAGGGGCGCAGTCTGAATACGAACCTGCCAGAAGACCTGCCCGACTGGATTTCCGCATCTAATCGCCGCATCGGCATCAGCACACCCGAAGGGCGCATCACCATGACCGGTGCGCGCACCGAGGTGTTCAATTATTTCCCCGGCTGGGAGCTGTTCTGGTTCACATTGGACAGCCCCTACCACGGGCAAGGTCTTGGAACGATATTGTTCGGCGAGCGTCTGGACCCCACACGATCAAACATCTCCGGCGCGATTTCCGACTGGTGGAACAACGCGATGTGGCGTCACAAGGACGTTGCTTGGGCCATCGGCGAAACCATCCTGATGGCCTTCCTTGGCACCATGGGCGCTGCGATCATCGCTTTGCCTTTGGCTTTTCTCGCGGCCAAACGTTTCTCGCCGGTGATGGTCCTGCGCGCCGCGACCCGCCGCCTGTTCGATTTCGTGCGCGGGGTCGATGCGCTGATCTGGACCGTGGTTCTGGCCCGCGCGTTTGGCCCGGGCCCGCTGACCGGAGCCTTGGCGATCCTGCTCACCGATACAGGCACATTCGGCAAGATATTTTCGGAGGCGCTGGAAAACGTCGATCAAAAACAGATCGAGGGCGTATCATCCACTGGGGCAAAACCGCTGCAACGCTATCGCTTCGGGGTTATTCCACAAGTGGTGCCCGTACTCTTGGCGCAAATCCTGTATTTCCTTGAATCAAATACCCGCTCCGCCACGATCATCGGTGCGATCACAGGGGGGGGCATCGGCCTGATGCTGACCCAAGCGATCCAGACCCAGAAAGACTGGGAAGAAGTGGCCTATTACATCGTGCTGATCATCGCCATGGTGATGTTCATGGACTGGTTCTCGGGCTGGCTGCGCGGCAAGTTGATCGGGCGCAAAGACTGA
- a CDS encoding helix-turn-helix domain-containing protein → MEIMIPNRFSTLGHPQRLALFRLLMRRYPDRVPATELAQALYLKPNTLSTYVNALMQAGLINQQRVGTSLRYAIDMDATRETVDYLLQDCCRGRPEICVPNASPAFNGDSPMTDRKFNVLFICTGNSARSIFAESILRDLAGDRFIAYSAGTKPYSELNPFALEVLKKNGHDVSDLRAKNISEFQGEDAPEFDFVFTVCDQAANEECPAWKGQTISAHWGLPDPVRVDGTDAERNLAFHQTYGALRNRMTGFTALPIESLDRISLQRAVDGIGQSNGEGPST, encoded by the coding sequence ATGGAAATAATGATTCCCAACCGCTTCTCGACCTTGGGCCACCCGCAACGGCTGGCCCTGTTCCGGCTGCTTATGCGCCGCTATCCTGATCGCGTCCCGGCGACAGAATTGGCGCAGGCGCTTTATCTCAAACCGAACACCCTTTCGACCTATGTGAATGCTTTGATGCAAGCCGGGTTGATCAACCAGCAGCGTGTTGGCACGTCCTTGCGCTATGCCATAGACATGGATGCCACCCGCGAGACTGTTGATTACCTCCTGCAGGATTGTTGCAGGGGAAGGCCCGAGATTTGTGTCCCGAATGCCAGTCCGGCTTTTAACGGAGATAGCCCGATGACCGACCGTAAATTCAATGTCCTGTTCATCTGCACAGGTAATTCTGCACGTTCCATCTTTGCCGAGTCCATCCTGCGCGACCTCGCTGGTGATCGGTTCATTGCCTATTCGGCCGGCACCAAGCCGTACTCGGAACTCAACCCGTTCGCGCTCGAAGTGCTGAAAAAGAACGGTCATGATGTGTCCGACCTGCGTGCCAAGAATATTTCCGAATTTCAGGGCGAGGATGCCCCGGAGTTCGATTTCGTATTCACCGTCTGTGATCAGGCGGCGAACGAGGAATGTCCGGCCTGGAAGGGTCAGACCATCAGCGCGCATTGGGGGCTTCCCGATCCGGTGCGTGTCGACGGAACCGATGCCGAAAGAAATCTTGCATTTCATCAAACCTACGGTGCGCTGCGCAACCGCATGACCGGCTTTACCGCCCTTCCGATCGAATCGCTGGACCGCATTTCGTTGCAGCGGGCCGTCGATGGGATTGGCCAATCTAACGGGGAAGGACCCTCCACATGA
- a CDS encoding chloramphenicol acetyltransferase → MPRLSAETPFIHPECEIAESTFGAYVEIGKGSRVAHSVFGDYSYCDRFADIANAQIGKFANIAAFTRIGATDHPLHTAACHHFLYRSADYWDDTARDEAFFAHRKARTAHIGHDTWIGAAAMIKPEVTLGHGAVVAAGAVVTKDVEPYTIVAGTPAKPLRRRQPREIADRLIALAWWDWPHDALRMALEDFRTLEAEEFLERYGG, encoded by the coding sequence ATGCCACGCCTGTCCGCCGAGACCCCTTTCATCCATCCGGAATGCGAAATAGCCGAGAGCACCTTTGGCGCCTATGTGGAGATCGGTAAAGGAAGCCGTGTCGCGCATTCGGTTTTCGGCGACTATAGCTATTGTGATCGCTTCGCTGACATTGCCAACGCTCAGATCGGCAAATTCGCCAATATCGCGGCGTTCACGCGGATCGGTGCCACAGATCATCCTTTGCACACGGCTGCCTGTCACCATTTCCTCTATCGCTCCGCCGATTACTGGGACGACACTGCCCGCGACGAAGCATTCTTTGCCCATCGCAAGGCCCGAACCGCGCATATTGGCCATGACACATGGATCGGTGCCGCTGCGATGATCAAACCGGAAGTGACACTAGGCCACGGTGCCGTTGTGGCGGCAGGTGCCGTGGTGACCAAGGATGTTGAGCCCTACACGATCGTGGCTGGCACCCCCGCCAAACCGTTGCGCCGGCGCCAGCCGCGCGAGATCGCAGACCGTCTGATCGCGTTAGCATGGTGGGACTGGCCCCATGACGCCTTGCGCATGGCTTTGGAAGACTTTCGCACACTTGAGGCCGAGGAATTTCTGGAGCGCTACGGCGGATAA
- the phnE gene encoding phosphonate ABC transporter, permease protein PhnE produces the protein MADITLSGAPHSVGSIQSAYMAQVQRRRLYGGLTLLIFVILMVSGFNIADDRNAGGFWDGLHQIGDYPADVLSEAWEKRADLPGLIVKYFPALVETINIAAVSTLIGAIGGLFLSLLGTRGLALCPRLIPLFRRISDIMRAVPEIVIALVLIFVLGGGPVPAMIAIAFHTAGALGKMFSEVTENTDLKPVEGLASTGATWFQRMLLGVLPQVAPNYVSYTLLRFEINIRASAILGFVGAGGLGYELRNSMAWGPGRFDEAAAIFILLFGTIVFFDQLSSRYRNRLTEGQSH, from the coding sequence ATGGCAGACATAACACTGAGCGGTGCACCACATAGCGTGGGCAGCATACAGTCGGCTTACATGGCACAGGTCCAGCGCCGCAGGCTCTATGGGGGCCTGACGCTGCTGATTTTCGTCATTCTGATGGTATCGGGTTTCAACATCGCGGACGATCGCAACGCCGGCGGATTTTGGGACGGCTTGCACCAGATTGGCGACTATCCGGCCGACGTTCTGTCCGAGGCATGGGAAAAACGTGCCGACCTGCCCGGCCTGATCGTAAAGTACTTTCCGGCACTGGTGGAAACCATCAACATCGCTGCCGTGTCCACCTTGATCGGCGCGATTGGCGGATTGTTTCTGTCTCTGCTCGGCACACGCGGCTTGGCCTTGTGTCCCCGATTAATCCCGCTCTTTCGCCGTATCTCGGACATCATGCGCGCCGTGCCTGAAATCGTGATCGCGCTTGTTTTGATTTTCGTTCTGGGCGGCGGCCCTGTTCCTGCGATGATTGCCATCGCATTCCATACCGCGGGCGCGCTTGGCAAGATGTTCTCAGAGGTGACGGAAAACACGGACCTGAAACCTGTCGAAGGTCTGGCATCGACTGGTGCCACCTGGTTCCAGCGGATGCTTCTGGGCGTCCTGCCACAGGTCGCACCAAACTACGTCAGCTACACTTTGCTACGATTCGAGATCAACATCCGGGCTTCCGCGATCCTTGGCTTCGTCGGTGCCGGGGGGCTTGGGTACGAGCTGCGTAATTCCATGGCCTGGGGGCCGGGCCGTTTTGACGAGGCGGCTGCGATATTCATCCTGCTTTTCGGGACGATCGTGTTCTTCGATCAGCTTTCAAGCCGTTACCGTAATCGCCTGACCGAAGGTCAGTCACACTAA
- the phnF gene encoding phosphonate metabolism transcriptional regulator PhnF, with translation MRDTPGKTPIWKAIANALRSDLAEGRYTPGDKLPTEAALADRFGVNRHTVRHGVSVLVDEGLVRTRRGAGAFVAATPTDYPIGNRVRFHENLIAAGRRPEKRMLALDERAATVGEAQALQIKAGDPVCAYSGLSLADGQPIAVFESLFPLGHLAGITDALRDTSSVTTALGIVGVGDYTRASTRLTAVRATATQAIHLQVAEGDPLLRSSGLNVAGQGRPVEYGRTWFVGDRVTLTLES, from the coding sequence GCGACTTGGCCGAAGGCCGCTATACCCCCGGTGACAAGCTTCCGACGGAGGCTGCGCTGGCAGACCGCTTTGGCGTAAACCGCCACACCGTGCGCCACGGGGTTTCGGTATTGGTTGACGAAGGGCTGGTGCGTACCCGTCGCGGTGCAGGGGCATTCGTCGCGGCCACACCGACCGATTATCCGATTGGAAATCGGGTGCGGTTCCATGAAAATCTGATCGCCGCAGGCCGCAGGCCCGAAAAGCGCATGCTGGCACTGGATGAACGCGCTGCGACTGTTGGCGAAGCGCAAGCGTTGCAGATCAAGGCGGGCGATCCCGTTTGTGCCTATAGCGGACTGTCATTGGCAGATGGCCAGCCGATTGCCGTGTTCGAAAGCCTGTTTCCACTTGGACACCTTGCGGGGATCACTGACGCGCTGCGTGATACAAGCAGTGTCACAACGGCGCTGGGCATCGTCGGCGTGGGTGACTACACCCGCGCGTCAACGCGACTGACGGCCGTCCGTGCGACCGCCACGCAAGCCATTCATTTGCAGGTGGCCGAGGGGGATCCGTTGTTGCGATCGTCGGGGCTGAATGTCGCGGGGCAGGGCCGGCCGGTCGAATACGGGCGCACGTGGTTTGTGGGCGATCGCGTGACGCTGACGCTTGAAAGCTAA
- the arsJ gene encoding organoarsenical effux MFS transporter ArsJ, with protein sequence MTDSTARPEGLSAYVAVTAAYWAFMLTDGALRMLVLLHFHTLGFSPVQLAYLFVLYEIAGVVTNLCAGWIAARFGLASTLYAGLGLQVLALLALAQLDPGWAIGTSVAFVMLVQGASGVAKDLAKMSSKSAVKLLAPSQDGALFRWVAVLTGSKNMVKGAGFLVGAVLLATLGFVSAVLGMAAILGIILLAVLIAMPPGLPKGRRGAKFSEVFSKSANINWLSAARVFLFGARDVWFVVGIPIYFYAVLSDGTTEGNRAAFFTIGTFMALWVILYGLVQANAPRILRANDRSGADLISAARTWGWALAAVPVMLTLAAVTATDPQLWLTVTLVIGLLIFGAIFAVNSSLHSYLILSFTKAERVTMDVGFYYMANAGGRLAGTLLSGLTYQAGGLALMLGTAAGMVALSAVAVGFLKPE encoded by the coding sequence GTGACCGACAGCACCGCGCGCCCCGAAGGCCTGTCGGCCTATGTCGCTGTGACGGCGGCCTATTGGGCCTTCATGCTGACCGATGGCGCATTGCGCATGCTGGTGCTGCTGCACTTTCATACGCTGGGTTTCTCGCCCGTGCAGCTGGCCTATCTATTCGTTCTGTACGAAATTGCGGGCGTTGTGACCAATCTGTGCGCCGGCTGGATCGCTGCGCGATTTGGTCTGGCGTCAACATTGTATGCGGGCCTTGGTCTGCAGGTGCTTGCCCTGCTCGCGCTGGCACAGCTTGATCCGGGTTGGGCGATTGGCACATCGGTTGCCTTTGTCATGCTGGTGCAAGGGGCGAGTGGCGTGGCCAAGGATCTTGCCAAGATGTCGTCGAAGTCTGCCGTTAAACTGCTTGCTCCGTCGCAAGACGGTGCACTGTTTCGCTGGGTGGCAGTTTTGACCGGATCCAAAAACATGGTGAAAGGCGCGGGCTTTCTGGTGGGGGCTGTGTTGCTGGCGACCCTTGGGTTTGTCTCTGCGGTTCTGGGCATGGCCGCGATCCTTGGCATCATTTTGCTTGCCGTTTTGATTGCCATGCCGCCGGGTCTGCCAAAGGGACGCAGGGGTGCGAAGTTCTCGGAAGTCTTTTCCAAGTCGGCCAACATTAACTGGCTAAGCGCGGCACGGGTGTTCCTGTTCGGTGCGCGAGACGTCTGGTTCGTTGTTGGCATTCCGATCTATTTTTACGCGGTGCTGTCGGATGGTACGACCGAAGGCAACCGCGCCGCGTTCTTCACGATCGGAACGTTCATGGCCCTTTGGGTGATCCTCTATGGCCTTGTGCAGGCCAATGCGCCGCGCATCCTGCGGGCCAATGACCGCTCGGGGGCGGACCTTATCAGTGCGGCCCGTACATGGGGCTGGGCCCTTGCGGCGGTTCCGGTGATGCTGACACTCGCGGCCGTCACGGCCACTGACCCGCAATTGTGGCTTACCGTCACGCTTGTCATCGGCTTGCTGATCTTCGGGGCGATCTTTGCCGTGAACTCATCGCTTCATTCCTACTTGATCCTGTCCTTCACCAAGGCGGAGCGGGTCACGATGGATGTGGGGTTCTACTACATGGCAAATGCGGGCGGACGGTTGGCGGGCACTCTATTGTCCGGATTGACATATCAGGCAGGGGGGCTGGCGCTGATGCTGGGCACCGCGGCGGGAATGGTGGCGCTGTCTGCGGTCGCGGTAGGGTTTTTGAAACCTGAATGA
- a CDS encoding ArsJ-associated glyceraldehyde-3-phosphate dehydrogenase gives MTVYALNGLGRIGKLALKPLLERGAKIAWINDAVGDPEMHAHLFEFDTVHGRWNADFSHDADSVTIDGTRIPFIGTRDITQLPLDGVDVVIDCTGVFKTEAKIAPFFEAGVKKVVVSAPVKDGGAANIVYGVNHDIYEPDHHHIVTAASCTTNCLAPVVKVIHENLRIKHGSITTIHDVTNTQTIVDRPAKDLRRARSALNSLIPTTTGSATAITLIYPELTGRLNGHAVRVPLLNASLTDCVFEVERETTVEEVNALFKAAAEGPLQGILGYEERPLVSTDYTNDERSSIVDAPSTMVINGTQVKIYAWYDNEMGYAHRLVDVAFMVGDNL, from the coding sequence ATGACCGTTTACGCCCTCAATGGCCTTGGCCGTATTGGCAAGCTTGCCCTGAAACCGTTGCTGGAGCGGGGGGCAAAGATCGCATGGATTAACGACGCGGTCGGCGACCCCGAAATGCACGCCCATCTGTTTGAATTTGACACGGTGCATGGCCGCTGGAATGCGGACTTCAGCCATGATGCCGACAGCGTTACGATTGACGGCACGCGGATCCCATTCATTGGAACGCGCGACATCACGCAGCTGCCGTTAGATGGCGTTGATGTGGTGATTGACTGCACGGGTGTTTTCAAAACGGAAGCGAAAATCGCGCCCTTTTTCGAAGCTGGTGTTAAAAAGGTGGTCGTATCAGCACCCGTCAAGGACGGCGGTGCGGCGAATATTGTCTACGGGGTCAATCACGATATCTATGAGCCTGACCACCACCACATTGTGACAGCGGCCAGCTGTACTACCAACTGTCTGGCACCGGTCGTTAAGGTAATCCATGAAAACCTGCGGATCAAACACGGCTCCATCACAACGATCCATGACGTCACCAACACGCAAACCATCGTGGACCGTCCTGCAAAAGATCTGCGCCGCGCGCGCTCGGCTTTGAATTCCCTCATCCCTACGACAACAGGAAGTGCGACTGCGATCACCTTGATCTACCCCGAACTGACGGGGCGGCTGAACGGTCACGCGGTGCGCGTTCCCTTGCTGAATGCCTCCCTGACTGATTGCGTTTTCGAAGTCGAACGCGAAACCACCGTCGAAGAGGTCAATGCCCTGTTCAAGGCTGCAGCCGAAGGGCCCTTGCAGGGCATTCTTGGGTACGAGGAACGGCCGCTCGTTTCCACCGACTATACCAACGACGAAAGATCGAGCATCGTTGATGCGCCGTCCACCATGGTGATCAATGGCACGCAGGTTAAGATCTACGCGTGGTATGACAACGAAATGGGATATGCGCACCGCTTGGTCGATGTCGCTTTCATGGTAGGGGACAACCTGTGA